Proteins encoded within one genomic window of Atribacterota bacterium:
- a CDS encoding YggS family pyridoxal phosphate-dependent enzyme, whose translation MSIKENYQKIRSEIPSYVRIIAAAKTRTTAEIEELIEAGATDIGENYVQEAEDIINKLNPEMTKKVTWHLIGHLQKNKINKALPIFDLIQSVDSIKSAREIDKRVEKAGKDYVPILLEINIGSEFTKYGIKPAEHKDFEAYMEELAKDVSSLSHIRLEGLMTMGPLTGDPEKVRPYFKRVKKIFDNLAGLELERVNMKYLSMGMTNSYKVAIEEGANLIRIGTAIFGPRKCQIKSD comes from the coding sequence ATGAGTATTAAAGAGAATTATCAAAAAATCAGATCAGAGATACCTTCTTATGTCAGGATTATTGCAGCAGCCAAGACAAGAACAACCGCAGAAATAGAGGAGCTGATAGAAGCAGGAGCAACTGACATTGGAGAAAATTATGTTCAGGAAGCTGAAGACATTATCAATAAATTAAATCCCGAAATGACAAAAAAGGTTACCTGGCATTTGATTGGTCATCTACAAAAAAATAAAATCAATAAGGCTCTTCCTATTTTTGATTTAATCCAGAGTGTTGATTCAATTAAATCAGCCAGGGAAATTGATAAAAGGGTTGAGAAGGCAGGGAAAGATTATGTCCCGATTTTACTTGAAATTAATATCGGAAGTGAATTTACTAAATACGGGATAAAACCGGCAGAACATAAAGATTTTGAGGCTTATATGGAAGAGTTGGCCAAAGATGTTTCCAGTTTATCTCATATACGTCTGGAAGGATTGATGACCATGGGTCCACTTACCGGAGACCCGGAAAAGGTTCGGCCCTATTTCAAAAGAGTTAAAAAAATTTTTGATAATTTAGCAGGATTAGAATTAGAAAGAGTTAATATGAAATATTTATCTATGGGAATGACCAATTCCTATAAAGTTGCTATTGAAGAAGGAGCTAACCTGATTAGAATTGGTACAGCTATCTTTGGTCCCAGGAAATGCCAAATTAAAAGTGATTAA
- a CDS encoding DUF4332 domain-containing protein, whose protein sequence is MATITAIEGVGEVNAEKLKKAGISSVEKLLKMGAEPGGRREIAAKTGINEKVILKWVNFADLFRIKGISTQYSELLEAAGVDTVVELSKRVPENLQKKMEEVNEEKNLVRRVPVLKEVQKWTEQAKQLPRGVNY, encoded by the coding sequence ATGGCAACTATAACTGCTATTGAGGGAGTAGGAGAAGTAAATGCTGAAAAATTAAAGAAAGCCGGAATCAGTTCAGTGGAAAAATTATTAAAAATGGGTGCTGAACCAGGCGGAAGAAGAGAGATAGCTGCTAAAACAGGAATTAATGAAAAAGTTATCTTAAAGTGGGTAAACTTTGCTGATCTTTTCAGGATAAAAGGGATAAGCACTCAATATTCCGAGTTATTGGAAGCAGCCGGTGTAGACACAGTAGTTGAACTATCAAAGAGGGTACCGGAAAATTTGCAGAAAAAAATGGAAGAAGTAAACGAAGAGAAGAATCTGGTAAGGAGAGTTCCTGTACTTAAGGAAGTGCAAAAATGGACTGAGCAGGCAAAACAGTTACCCCGAGGAGTCAATTATTAG